The Streptomyces sp. NBC_01142 genomic interval ATCGTCGTCGACTGCGGCCGCGGTGAGGACGAGACGTACGTCGACCCGGATGCCCTGGTCGCCTGGTCCCCGAACCTCAAGGTGAAGGGCAAGCGCAGCTTCAAGGCCTCCTCCCTGATCGGGCGGGGCAGCGGAGAGGCGTACCAGATGGCCTTCTCGGGCCAGGGCATCGTCGTCGTACAGCCGAGCGAGGACAGTACCGACCGCCTGCGGATCCGGCACTGAGGGGGAGTGAGAAAACATCATGCAGAGTCCGCTTTTCAGCTACACCGAACAGCAGTCCCAGGACCGGTACATCGTGCAGAACCCGCAGTTGCTGCGGGTCGCGCTCACGGGCCATGACGACATCCTCGCCCGCAAGGGCGCCATGGTCGCGTACCAGGGGCTGGTCGACTTCGACGGCGAATACCAGTCGAACAGTCAGCGGCGGGCCCGGGCCAACACCGGTGAGGGCATGGACCTGATGCGCTGCTCCGGGCAGGGCACGGTCTACTTCGCCAACCTTGCGCAGTACATCCATGTGGTGGATGTCGACCAGGAGGGCATGACGGTCGACAGCGCCTATGTCCTGGCGCTCGACTCCACGCTGCACACCGAGGTCATCGCGGTGGACAGCCAGTACGGGATCTCCGGTTCCGGCAAGTACCAGCTCAATATCTCCGGCCGGGGCAAGGTCGCGCTGATGACTTCTGGCCAGCCGCTGATGATGCAGGTGACGCCGGACAAGTACGTCAACGTCGACGCCGACGCGATCGTCGCCTGGTCGTCCGCTCTTCGGGTGCAGATGCAGGCGCAGACGCACTCCTCGGGCGTACGGCGGCGGCGCGGTAACACCGGCGAGGGCTGGGAACTGAGCTTCCTCGGCCAGGGGTTCGCGCTCGTCCAGCCCAGTGAGGTCATGCCGCCACAGAGCGCGGAGATCGGGCAGGGCGTGCGGGCGCAGTTCGGTGCGGGGCAGCACGGCTCCCACGCGCAGAACCAGAACAACGCCTGGAACTAGCAGCGTGCACAGGTAAGGGGCGGTCGCCACGGCGACCGCCCCTTACCTGTGTGCCGTGCTACAGGGCCGCGCGTGCGTGCTTCACCAGCCGGACCACCGAGGCGTCGGCCACATCCGCCACCTCGTCGTAGCCGAACCAGCGCAGATCCAGCGACTCGTCGCTGATCTCCTCGACCGCGCCCGACGGCGCCAGCGCCGCGTACTGCAGATCGAGGTGCCAGTGGCAGGGCGCCGGGATGGCATGCCGGTCCAGCCGCACCGGGCCACCGGGCAGCAGGGTCAGCCCGCGGATCCCGGACTCCTCCGTAGCCTCACGCAGCGCCGCATCGGCAATCGTCGCGTCACCCGGCTCGCAGTGACCGCCCATCTGCAGCCACATGCCGAGCTTCTTGTGCAGGGTCAGCAGGACACGTCCGTGCTCCGGATCGATCACCAGGGCACTCGCCGTGAGATGGCCGGCCTCGCAGGCTTTCCACATCCCGTCCGGGTGCGCCGCCAGGTGATCCAGATACGTCTGGCGCAGCTCTTCCTGGTCCTCGTACGCCTTGAGTACGAGAACGGCGTCGTCGTGCAGACTCACTTGTCGGTGTCGTCCTTGCCCTGGTCGCCCTCGACCCGGTCACCCGTGTCCTGACCGCCCTTGCCCTGGGCGCCGCCGCCGTCCTTGGGCGCGGCGTCGCCGAGCATCTTGTCCAGCTCCGAGAAGTCGAGCTGCTCGTGGTGGACGAAGCCGTCCGGGTCGTCCAGGTCGGTTGCCGTCGGCAGCATGTCGGGGTGCGCCCACAGGCCGTCGCGTCCGTCCACCCCGCGCGCGTCGGTGAGCGACGCCCACAGCCGGGAGGCGTCCCGCAGCCGGCGCGGACGCAGCTGCAGACCGATCAGCGTCGCGAAGGTCTGCTCGGCGGGGCCGCCGGATGCCCGGCGCCTGCGCAGCGTCTCGCGCAGCGCGTCCGCCGAGGTAAGCCGGGTCGAGGCGGCCTCGTGCACCACAGCGTCCACCCAGCCCTCGACCAGCGCCAGCGCGGTCTCCAGACGGGCCAGCGACGCCTTCTGCTCCGGCGTGTCCTCCGGCTGGAACATGCCCTGCTGGAGAGCCTCCTGCAACTGCTCGGGGTGCGTGGGGTCGAACTGGCCGACCACGTCCTCCAGCTTGGTGGTGTCGACCTTGATGCCGCGGGCGTACGCCTCGACCGCGCCGAACAGATGCGAGCGCAGCCACGGCACATGGGCGAAGAGCCGCTGGTGAGCGGCCTCGCGCAGGGCCAGATAGAGCCGTACCTCCTCCTTCGGCACTCCGAGGTCCTTACCGAACACCTCGATGTTCAGGGGGAGCAGCGCTGCCTTGCCGGCCGGGCCGAGCGGCAGTCCGATGTCGGTCGAGCCGACCACCTCGCCCGCCAGCACACCCACGGCCTGCCCGATCTGCTGGCCGAACATCGCGCCGCCCATGGACCGCATCATTCCGATCAGCGGGCCGGCCATCGCCTGCATCTCCTCGGGCAGCACATCACCCATGGCCAGCCCGACCCGCTCGGCGACCGGGTCGACGAGCTGTTGCCACGCAGGCAGTGTCGCCTCGACCCACTCGGCACGGCTCCACGCCACGGCCGTGCTCGCTCCGGAAGGCAGCGACGTCACGCCGTCCAGCCAGATATCGGCCAGCCGTACGGCCTCCTCGACTCCGGACCGCTCGGCCGGGCCCACGCTCGTGTCCTTGGTGCCGTCCGGCGTGCCCTGGGAGACCGTCTGGCGCGCGATCTGCTTGGCCATGTCCCAGTTCACGGGACCACCCTCGTAGCTCAGCATCTGGCCGAGCTGCTGGAAGGCCGCGCCCAGGTCATTGGGGTTCAGGGAGCCGAACATCGCGGCGAACGGATTGTCCGCGCCGCCCTCCCCCGAACCGAACCCGAAAGGATTCATGGGGGACTGCCCGCCGGAGCCTTGGCCACCTCCGGCGGGATTCTTCTCCTTGCCCTCGTCGCCGTTCTCCGGCTCCTCCGGCGGAAGGCCGAATCCGAATGGGGTGTCACTCACGGGTTTCCTCGGCTCGTAGGGCCGCCGGCTTCCTGCCGGCGGCGGCTGCCCGACAACACCACCCAGCGTAGACATCCGGGTCGCATATGGGCTCGGTGCTCCGCGGACACTCGGCCTGCGGCAGGATGGACGCCACCTGGTACGTACGCGTCATTCGCGTACGTACTGAAGACAACCGCTGGAGACGCCCGGTGAGTTCCCCAGATCCGCAGGTTCGCGCAGCGCGAAACCACTCAACCTCCACCTCAGGCCGCGTGCCTTCCGGCCGTGGCCCCGTCGTCGCGGTCACCGGTGCCGCCTCGGGCATCGGTGACCTGCTCACCAGGCGGCTCGCCGCCTCCGAGGAGATCAAGCAGGTCGTGGCCATCGACGAGCGCCGGGGCGAGGTCTCCGAGGCGCAGTGGCACATCCTCGACGTACGCGATCCGGCCATCGCCGAGAAGCTGCGCGGCGCAGACGTGGTGGTGCACCTGGCGCTCGATCTCGACCTGGAGACCGACGCGGCCGCCCGTACGGCGTACAACGTGCGTGGCACCCAGACCGTCCTGACCGCCGCGGCGGCGGCCGGCGTGCACCGGGTCGTCCTGTGCACCTCGGCGATGGTCTACGGGGCGCTGCCCGACAACGACATCCCGCTCTCCGAGGACGCGGAGCTGGGCGCCACCGCCGAGGCGACGGGCGTCGGCGACCTGCTGGAGATCGAGCGTCTGGGCCGCCGCGCGCCCCGCGCGCACCCCG includes:
- a CDS encoding zinc-dependent metalloprotease, which produces MSDTPFGFGLPPEEPENGDEGKEKNPAGGGQGSGGQSPMNPFGFGSGEGGADNPFAAMFGSLNPNDLGAAFQQLGQMLSYEGGPVNWDMAKQIARQTVSQGTPDGTKDTSVGPAERSGVEEAVRLADIWLDGVTSLPSGASTAVAWSRAEWVEATLPAWQQLVDPVAERVGLAMGDVLPEEMQAMAGPLIGMMRSMGGAMFGQQIGQAVGVLAGEVVGSTDIGLPLGPAGKAALLPLNIEVFGKDLGVPKEEVRLYLALREAAHQRLFAHVPWLRSHLFGAVEAYARGIKVDTTKLEDVVGQFDPTHPEQLQEALQQGMFQPEDTPEQKASLARLETALALVEGWVDAVVHEAASTRLTSADALRETLRRRRASGGPAEQTFATLIGLQLRPRRLRDASRLWASLTDARGVDGRDGLWAHPDMLPTATDLDDPDGFVHHEQLDFSELDKMLGDAAPKDGGGAQGKGGQDTGDRVEGDQGKDDTDK
- a CDS encoding AIM24 family protein, which gives rise to MQSPLFSYTEQQSQDRYIVQNPQLLRVALTGHDDILARKGAMVAYQGLVDFDGEYQSNSQRRARANTGEGMDLMRCSGQGTVYFANLAQYIHVVDVDQEGMTVDSAYVLALDSTLHTEVIAVDSQYGISGSGKYQLNISGRGKVALMTSGQPLMMQVTPDKYVNVDADAIVAWSSALRVQMQAQTHSSGVRRRRGNTGEGWELSFLGQGFALVQPSEVMPPQSAEIGQGVRAQFGAGQHGSHAQNQNNAWN
- a CDS encoding NUDIX hydrolase, whose protein sequence is MSLHDDAVLVLKAYEDQEELRQTYLDHLAAHPDGMWKACEAGHLTASALVIDPEHGRVLLTLHKKLGMWLQMGGHCEPGDATIADAALREATEESGIRGLTLLPGGPVRLDRHAIPAPCHWHLDLQYAALAPSGAVEEISDESLDLRWFGYDEVADVADASVVRLVKHARAAL